Proteins from one Planctomyces sp. SH-PL62 genomic window:
- the hslV gene encoding ATP-dependent protease subunit HslV, translating to MKWHATTILSVRKGGKVAIGGDGQVTLGTQVMKADAVKIRKLLDGQVIVGFAGSAADGFALLERFETKLKDHPNNVPRAAIELAKLWRTDRMLRRLEAVLLVVDARHSLMLSGSGDVIQPTDGVLATGSGGGYALAAARALMQHSELSAAEIVRESLTIAGGIDIYTNTNLTVEELPCPSTS from the coding sequence TTGAAGTGGCATGCGACGACGATCCTCTCGGTCCGCAAGGGGGGGAAGGTCGCCATCGGCGGCGACGGCCAGGTGACGCTCGGCACCCAGGTCATGAAGGCCGACGCGGTGAAGATCCGCAAGCTGCTGGACGGCCAGGTGATCGTCGGCTTCGCCGGCTCGGCGGCCGACGGCTTCGCCCTCCTGGAGCGGTTCGAGACCAAGCTCAAGGATCACCCGAACAACGTCCCCCGCGCCGCCATCGAGCTGGCCAAGCTCTGGCGGACCGACCGCATGCTCCGCCGCCTGGAGGCCGTTCTGCTGGTCGTCGACGCCCGCCACAGCCTCATGCTGAGCGGCTCCGGCGACGTGATCCAGCCGACCGACGGCGTCCTCGCCACCGGCTCCGGCGGCGGCTACGCCCTGGCCGCCGCACGGGCCCTGATGCAGCACTCCGAACTCTCGGCGGCCGAGATCGTCCGCGAGTCGCTGACCATCGCCGGCGGCATCGACATTTACACGAACACGAACCTGACGGTGGAGGAACTCCCGTGCCCGAGCACGAGCTGA
- a CDS encoding glycosyltransferase family 39 protein, protein MTPKHATLLLIATSTSLRLLAAFSLGLGNDEAYHFLYAMHPAPSYFDHPPMVAWVEMLGLRVVGDAFSTFGLRLGFVALFAGSTWLMARIAGRWFGGWAGFFAALALNLSGYYGLAVGTFALPDGPLLFFWLLTLDRLDLALEEPGRLRPWAGVGLAWGLAMLSKYHAIFLPAGAALYILASPTRRRLLKAPGPYLAAVLGILVFGPVLVWNVRNGWASFAFQGSRAVGVAFRPDCLLGAIAAQAAYLFPWIWAPLVVVGWKVARSWKDRDEHERLAFCLCVAPLAMFTAVACVRPVLPHWGLVGMLPLFPSLGRALAVRAHADPSRTRRRVAFAAGFSVLMLGLTISEYHLGWLQRRPEGGAGVLTAKTDPTAELYGWDQVAERLDRLGLLDDPRTFLFTKNWYQSAQIAHATAMRRPVHCYNLEDARGFAFWSDPAGAVGRDGVMLMINDDYTPFSFYEHWFRSAEALDDFTVLRAGKPVRRVRIFRLNEQLTAFPLRYTAEDAAKRIKLRERLQGHAVSYSPPPEVGEKRPTTRRD, encoded by the coding sequence ATGACCCCCAAGCACGCGACGCTCCTCCTGATCGCGACGTCGACGTCGCTGCGGCTGCTGGCCGCCTTCTCCCTCGGCCTGGGGAACGACGAAGCCTACCACTTCCTCTACGCGATGCACCCCGCGCCGAGCTACTTCGACCACCCGCCGATGGTCGCCTGGGTGGAGATGCTCGGGCTTCGGGTCGTGGGCGACGCCTTCTCGACGTTCGGGCTCCGGCTGGGGTTCGTGGCCCTGTTCGCGGGCTCGACGTGGCTCATGGCCCGGATCGCCGGCCGGTGGTTCGGAGGCTGGGCGGGCTTCTTCGCCGCGCTCGCCCTGAATCTCTCGGGCTATTACGGGCTCGCCGTGGGGACGTTCGCCCTGCCGGACGGTCCCCTGCTCTTCTTCTGGCTGCTGACCCTGGATCGGCTGGACCTCGCTCTGGAGGAGCCGGGGCGGTTGCGACCCTGGGCCGGCGTCGGGCTGGCGTGGGGCCTGGCGATGTTGAGCAAGTATCACGCGATCTTCCTTCCCGCGGGGGCGGCGCTCTACATCCTGGCCAGTCCGACGCGGCGACGGCTGCTGAAGGCTCCCGGCCCGTATCTGGCGGCGGTCCTGGGAATCCTGGTCTTCGGCCCGGTGCTCGTCTGGAACGTCCGCAACGGCTGGGCGTCGTTCGCCTTCCAGGGAAGTCGGGCGGTCGGCGTCGCGTTCCGGCCCGACTGCCTGCTGGGGGCGATCGCCGCGCAGGCGGCTTACCTGTTCCCCTGGATCTGGGCGCCGCTGGTGGTCGTCGGCTGGAAGGTGGCGAGGAGCTGGAAGGACCGCGACGAGCACGAGCGGCTGGCGTTCTGCCTCTGCGTCGCGCCCCTGGCGATGTTCACGGCGGTCGCCTGCGTCCGTCCAGTGCTGCCGCACTGGGGACTGGTGGGGATGCTGCCGCTGTTCCCCTCGCTCGGCCGCGCGCTGGCCGTTCGGGCCCATGCCGACCCGTCGCGGACGCGGCGACGGGTGGCGTTCGCGGCCGGGTTCTCGGTCCTCATGCTCGGCCTGACGATCTCCGAGTACCACCTCGGCTGGCTCCAGCGCAGGCCGGAGGGGGGGGCTGGCGTTCTCACCGCCAAGACCGACCCGACCGCCGAGCTTTACGGCTGGGACCAGGTCGCGGAGAGGCTGGACCGTCTCGGCCTGCTCGACGACCCCCGGACCTTCCTGTTCACGAAAAACTGGTATCAGAGCGCCCAGATCGCCCACGCCACCGCGATGCGGCGTCCCGTCCACTGCTACAACCTGGAAGACGCCCGTGGGTTCGCCTTCTGGAGCGACCCCGCCGGGGCGGTCGGTCGCGACGGCGTGATGCTCATGATCAACGACGACTACACCCCGTTCAGCTTCTACGAGCACTGGTTCCGGAGCGCGGAAGCCCTCGACGACTTCACCGTCCTCCGCGCCGGGAAGCCGGTGCGACGGGTCCGCATCTTCCGCCTGAACGAGCAGCTTACGGCCTTCCCCCTCCGGTACACGGCCGAGGACGCCGCGAAGCGGATCAAGCTCCGCGAGCGGCTCCAGGGCCATGCGGTCAGCTACTCGCCGCCGCCCGAGGTCGGGGAGAAGCGGCCGACGACCCGGCGCGACTGA
- a CDS encoding efflux RND transporter permease subunit, with protein sequence MTLSDVCINRPVFTWVLMIVPLVLGAVSYAELGVDLFPDVDFPVCSVTTVLQGASVEEMESTVTKPIEDVINTISGIDELRSTTQEGVSVVTVQFQLSKNGDVGTQEVRDKVNTILADLPVGTDPPIIDKFDTGSIPVMTIAVSGRRDFREVTELARKQIKERLETVPGVGSISLVGGRTRAMNIVVDTDRLAGYNLSVEDVRLALTRQNLEIPGGRVDQGPRELVLRTLGRLKTENEFGDLIVANRNGYPIRVRDIGRAEDSIEEPRSLARLDGDGAVSLVVQKQSGVNTVQLVHDVNERLEGLKAALPPDIATEIIRDQSRFIEKSIEEVKFHLLLAAALVSATILLFIRDWRTTVIATLAIPTSIIPTFMFMRYMGFTLNNFTMLGLILAIGIVIDDAVVVHENIFRHMEEDGLDAMTASRKGTREIALAVMATSLSLIVIFLPIAFMGGIVGRFFSSFGLTVAFAVAMSLFVSFTLTPMLCSRFLKLEPAEEGHAAKSKSGPVWRLIDGGYGAMLRGALRFKIVVVVLTLVVIWSTVPLGKAVGFSLIPRDDQSEYEISVTTPEGYSLERTSELMKELEARAWKLKGTKHVFTSIGSSGGSRAVKGAGDVTRATIYVRMEELEDRDFSQFAIQKEAREFLALYPDLRASVNDVSAFQGGRRPQTFQINLGGPDLDQLSIYADRLIAGLKKDGRILDLDTTLSLRKPEVQVVVDREAASDLGVPVGTVADSLRVLVGGLPVTRFRDGEEQYDVWLRADAALRGSIDEIYGLTLPSPTAGLVKLSSLARLVDERGPSEIERLNRERIVTVLGNPEGIVLGDAVTLAQGIIDEMQLPPGYSYVLTGQAKTLAETMFYFLIAFGLSVMFMFLILAAQFESWMQPIAILMALPVTVPFGVLSLYFFQTPLDLYALFGLFMLVGIVKKNGILQVDATNQLRAAGASRHDAILGANRTRLRPILMTTVMLVAAMVPMALGQGPGAGARASMAKVIIGGQMLSLILALLVTPVFYTLLDQLVNLSRRLGIRFSVEHPPVRAVEPSLETVDHA encoded by the coding sequence ATGACGCTATCCGACGTCTGCATCAACCGTCCCGTCTTCACCTGGGTGCTGATGATCGTACCCCTGGTTCTGGGGGCGGTCTCCTACGCCGAGCTGGGGGTCGACCTGTTCCCGGACGTGGACTTCCCGGTCTGCTCGGTGACGACCGTGCTCCAGGGGGCGAGCGTGGAGGAGATGGAATCGACGGTCACCAAGCCGATCGAGGACGTCATCAACACGATCTCGGGCATCGACGAGCTGCGGTCGACGACCCAGGAGGGGGTCTCGGTCGTCACGGTGCAGTTCCAGCTCTCGAAGAACGGCGACGTCGGCACCCAGGAGGTCCGCGACAAGGTCAACACGATCCTCGCCGACCTGCCCGTGGGGACCGACCCGCCGATCATCGACAAGTTCGACACCGGGTCGATCCCCGTCATGACGATCGCCGTCTCGGGCCGTCGCGACTTCCGCGAGGTCACCGAGCTGGCCCGGAAGCAGATCAAGGAGCGGCTGGAGACCGTGCCGGGCGTCGGCTCGATCAGCCTGGTCGGGGGCCGGACCCGGGCCATGAACATCGTCGTCGACACCGACCGACTCGCCGGCTACAACCTGTCGGTGGAGGACGTCCGCCTGGCCCTGACGCGGCAGAACCTGGAGATCCCCGGCGGCCGGGTCGACCAGGGCCCTCGGGAACTGGTACTGCGGACCCTCGGCCGGCTCAAGACCGAGAACGAGTTCGGCGACCTCATCGTCGCCAATCGCAACGGATACCCGATCCGGGTGCGCGACATCGGTCGCGCCGAGGACTCGATCGAGGAGCCGCGCAGCCTGGCCCGGCTCGACGGCGACGGCGCGGTGAGCCTGGTGGTTCAGAAGCAGTCGGGCGTCAACACGGTCCAGCTCGTCCACGACGTCAACGAGCGGCTGGAGGGGCTCAAGGCGGCCCTCCCCCCGGACATCGCCACCGAGATCATCCGCGACCAGTCGCGGTTCATCGAGAAGTCGATCGAGGAGGTGAAGTTCCACCTCCTTCTGGCCGCCGCCCTGGTCTCGGCCACGATCCTCCTGTTCATCCGCGACTGGCGCACCACCGTGATCGCGACCCTGGCGATCCCGACGTCGATCATCCCGACGTTCATGTTCATGAGATACATGGGATTCACGCTCAACAACTTCACGATGCTGGGCCTGATCCTGGCGATCGGCATCGTGATCGACGACGCCGTGGTCGTCCACGAGAACATCTTCCGCCACATGGAGGAGGACGGCCTGGACGCGATGACGGCCTCGCGCAAGGGGACCCGCGAGATCGCCCTGGCGGTCATGGCGACGAGCCTCTCGCTGATCGTCATCTTCCTGCCGATCGCCTTCATGGGGGGGATCGTCGGCCGCTTCTTCTCCAGCTTCGGGCTGACGGTGGCCTTCGCCGTGGCGATGAGCCTGTTCGTCTCGTTCACGCTCACGCCGATGCTCTGCAGCCGCTTCCTAAAGCTGGAGCCGGCCGAGGAAGGGCACGCGGCGAAGTCCAAGTCGGGGCCGGTCTGGCGGCTGATCGACGGCGGCTACGGCGCCATGCTCCGCGGCGCGCTCCGGTTCAAGATCGTGGTCGTCGTCCTGACGCTCGTGGTCATCTGGTCGACCGTCCCGCTCGGCAAGGCCGTCGGATTCTCGCTCATCCCTCGCGACGACCAGAGCGAATACGAGATCAGCGTGACCACCCCCGAGGGCTACAGCCTGGAGCGGACCTCGGAGCTGATGAAGGAGCTGGAGGCGCGGGCCTGGAAGCTCAAGGGGACGAAACACGTCTTCACCTCGATCGGCTCCAGCGGCGGGAGCCGCGCGGTCAAGGGCGCCGGCGACGTCACCCGGGCGACGATCTACGTCCGGATGGAAGAACTGGAAGACCGCGACTTCTCCCAGTTCGCCATCCAGAAGGAAGCCCGCGAGTTCCTGGCGCTCTACCCCGACTTACGTGCCAGCGTCAACGACGTCTCGGCGTTCCAGGGGGGCCGTCGGCCCCAGACGTTCCAGATCAACCTCGGCGGCCCGGACCTTGACCAGCTCTCGATCTATGCCGACCGGCTGATCGCCGGTCTGAAGAAGGACGGCCGAATCCTCGACCTGGACACCACGCTCTCGCTCCGCAAGCCCGAGGTCCAGGTGGTCGTCGACCGCGAGGCCGCCAGCGACCTGGGGGTCCCGGTCGGCACGGTCGCCGACAGCCTCCGCGTGCTCGTCGGCGGCCTCCCCGTCACCCGCTTCCGCGACGGCGAGGAGCAGTACGACGTCTGGCTCCGCGCCGACGCCGCCCTCCGGGGCTCGATCGACGAGATCTACGGCCTCACCCTCCCCTCGCCGACCGCCGGCCTGGTCAAGCTCTCCAGCCTCGCCAGGCTGGTCGACGAGCGCGGGCCGTCCGAGATCGAGCGGCTCAACCGCGAGCGGATCGTCACCGTGCTGGGCAACCCCGAGGGGATCGTCCTTGGCGACGCCGTCACGCTCGCCCAGGGGATCATCGACGAGATGCAGCTCCCCCCCGGCTACTCCTACGTCCTCACCGGCCAGGCCAAGACGCTGGCCGAGACGATGTTCTACTTCCTGATCGCGTTCGGGCTCTCGGTGATGTTCATGTTCCTGATCCTGGCCGCCCAGTTCGAGAGCTGGATGCAGCCGATCGCGATCCTCATGGCCTTGCCGGTCACGGTGCCGTTCGGCGTCCTCTCGCTCTACTTCTTCCAGACACCGCTGGACCTGTACGCCCTGTTCGGCCTGTTCATGCTGGTGGGCATCGTCAAGAAGAACGGCATCCTCCAGGTCGACGCCACGAACCAGCTGCGGGCCGCCGGGGCCTCGCGGCACGATGCGATCCTGGGGGCCAACCGCACCCGGCTCCGTCCGATCCTCATGACGACGGTCATGCTGGTCGCGGCGATGGTCCCGATGGCGCTCGGGCAGGGTCCCGGCGCCGGCGCGCGGGCGAGCATGGCGAAGGTGATCATCGGCGGGCAGATGCTCTCGCTGATCCTGGCCTTGCTCGTCACGCCGGTCTTCTACACCCTGCTCGACCAGCTCGTGAACCTGTCGCGACGGCTCGGCATCCGCTTCTCCGTCGAACACCCGCCGGTGCGGGCCGTCGAGCCGTCGCTGGAGACGGTCGACCACGCCTGA
- a CDS encoding efflux RND transporter periplasmic adaptor subunit: MKPRVLASILGLGWLSVSLAGCTRHEKAETKSTEALPIYVTVAPIEQRSIERTIEAVGSLRGWEQVTVGAKRGGRVLRVLHDIGDRVRPDEPLVQLDPVDAKLSYNVAESRYLAELVKLGLTSEMAETFIKRYGITETLVTGPQTEEVIEKVPAVVQFRVAMDRAAQNLARQRNLSRKGAGTAQELEDQESDYRSAAAAYDNAKSTARNVIALALANRVARDQADQMLTDLNVLVPRPQEPPVSGKAGEILYAITQRSVSEGQMIREGDPVFDLVVENPLRLWANIPERYSDRVREGQPVRIAVASHPGRTFEGKVSRVNPSVDPVSRTFQVEALAPNEERLLRPGGFAKVVIVTDSESEAIVVPIESVARYAGVTKLFVVEGQTVRAVDDLTLGKEGPGWVEVASASMPRSGSVVTTGHTKLASGSRIVVREPEAPAPEKSDVEPGP, encoded by the coding sequence ATGAAACCTCGCGTACTCGCTTCCATCCTGGGGCTAGGATGGCTGTCAGTCTCCCTGGCGGGTTGCACCCGTCATGAGAAGGCCGAAACCAAGTCCACCGAGGCGCTGCCGATCTACGTGACCGTCGCCCCGATCGAGCAGCGGTCGATCGAGCGGACGATCGAGGCCGTCGGCTCGCTTCGGGGCTGGGAGCAGGTCACGGTCGGGGCCAAGCGGGGCGGCAGGGTCCTGAGGGTCCTGCACGACATAGGCGATCGGGTGCGGCCCGACGAGCCGCTCGTCCAGCTCGACCCGGTCGACGCGAAGCTCTCCTACAACGTGGCCGAGTCCAGGTATCTGGCGGAGCTGGTGAAGCTCGGCCTGACTTCCGAGATGGCCGAGACGTTCATCAAACGCTACGGCATCACCGAGACGCTCGTCACCGGGCCGCAGACGGAGGAGGTCATCGAGAAGGTCCCCGCCGTGGTCCAGTTCCGGGTGGCGATGGACCGGGCGGCTCAGAACCTGGCGCGCCAGCGGAACCTCAGCCGCAAGGGGGCGGGGACGGCCCAGGAGCTTGAAGATCAGGAGAGCGATTACCGATCGGCGGCGGCCGCGTACGACAACGCCAAGTCCACCGCCCGGAACGTGATCGCGCTGGCCCTGGCGAACCGGGTCGCGCGGGACCAGGCGGACCAGATGCTGACCGATCTCAACGTCCTCGTCCCCCGCCCGCAGGAGCCGCCGGTCTCCGGGAAAGCAGGCGAGATCCTTTATGCGATCACCCAGCGGTCGGTCTCCGAGGGCCAGATGATCCGCGAGGGAGACCCGGTCTTCGATCTGGTCGTCGAGAACCCCCTGCGGCTCTGGGCGAACATCCCCGAGCGTTACAGCGACCGCGTCCGCGAGGGCCAGCCGGTACGGATCGCGGTCGCCTCGCACCCGGGCCGGACCTTCGAGGGGAAGGTGTCGCGGGTCAACCCGTCTGTCGACCCGGTCAGCCGGACGTTCCAGGTCGAGGCGCTGGCGCCCAACGAGGAGCGTCTGCTGCGGCCCGGCGGGTTCGCCAAGGTCGTGATCGTCACCGACTCCGAGTCCGAAGCGATCGTCGTGCCGATCGAGTCCGTGGCCCGCTACGCCGGCGTCACCAAGCTGTTCGTCGTCGAAGGCCAGACGGTCCGCGCCGTCGACGACCTGACGTTGGGCAAGGAGGGCCCGGGCTGGGTCGAGGTCGCGAGCGCCTCGATGCCCAGGTCGGGGTCCGTCGTCACGACGGGCCACACCAAGCTGGCCTCCGGTTCGCGGATCGTCGTCCGCGAGCCCGAGGCGCCCGCTCCCGAGAAGTCGGACGTGGAGCCCGGGCCTTGA
- a CDS encoding TetR/AcrR family transcriptional regulator, translating to MTNPARPEESEVARHVARTAARLFARRGFEATSIREIVEAAGVAKPTLYYHFGSKEGLARALLFEPLARLGESLERIVGEPGDAVEVLEKLLEAHFAFCREDPDRFRFFFAVVFGPPEAEVALLMECCKHNLQNWTDAAFRRCVEAGVLASEDLDEFATMYRGVLAMSVIDFLYQDKPLGEDRAPVLVAGLLRGFKGARQSGRDLRR from the coding sequence TTGACGAATCCCGCGAGGCCCGAGGAGAGCGAAGTCGCCAGACACGTCGCCCGGACGGCGGCCCGGCTGTTCGCTCGTCGAGGCTTCGAGGCGACGTCGATCCGGGAGATCGTCGAGGCGGCGGGGGTCGCCAAGCCGACCCTCTACTACCACTTCGGCAGCAAGGAGGGGCTGGCCAGGGCCTTGCTTTTCGAGCCTCTGGCCAGGCTGGGGGAGAGTTTGGAGCGGATCGTCGGCGAGCCGGGGGACGCGGTCGAGGTCCTGGAGAAGCTCCTGGAGGCCCACTTCGCGTTCTGCCGGGAGGACCCCGATCGCTTCCGGTTCTTCTTCGCCGTCGTCTTCGGGCCCCCCGAGGCGGAGGTTGCGTTGTTGATGGAGTGCTGCAAGCACAACCTCCAGAACTGGACCGACGCCGCCTTCCGACGCTGCGTCGAGGCCGGGGTGCTCGCCTCGGAGGATCTCGACGAGTTCGCGACGATGTATCGGGGCGTGCTGGCCATGTCGGTCATTGATTTTCTGTACCAGGACAAACCGCTCGGGGAGGACCGCGCGCCCGTGCTCGTCGCGGGGCTTCTCCGGGGCTTCAAGGGGGCCCGCCAAAGCGGTCGGGATCTTCGCCGATGA
- a CDS encoding beta-lactamase hydrolase domain-containing protein, translated as MNLERPVTDRITIADQPDERDLSRFRDGGYAGVVNLRNDGEPEQPMDVEREGREAAALGLAYHHFGVGGTPLSDPGVAEACDFIDRESAKGKVLVHCRKGGRAAAIVLIQQARAHGWKADEAVARGRELGIILDPPLKEKVEAYLKTKA; from the coding sequence ATGAATCTCGAACGCCCGGTCACGGATCGGATCACCATCGCGGACCAGCCCGACGAGCGGGACCTCTCCCGATTTCGGGATGGGGGCTACGCGGGCGTGGTGAATCTCCGCAACGATGGCGAGCCGGAGCAGCCGATGGACGTGGAACGGGAGGGCCGCGAGGCGGCCGCCCTGGGCCTGGCCTATCATCATTTCGGAGTCGGCGGGACGCCGCTGTCGGACCCCGGGGTGGCCGAGGCGTGCGACTTCATCGACCGTGAGTCGGCGAAGGGGAAGGTGCTCGTCCACTGCCGCAAGGGGGGGCGGGCCGCGGCGATCGTCCTGATCCAGCAGGCGAGGGCGCACGGTTGGAAAGCCGACGAGGCCGTCGCCAGGGGGCGCGAACTCGGCATCATCCTCGATCCGCCCCTCAAGGAGAAGGTCGAGGCCTATCTGAAAACGAAGGCGTGA
- a CDS encoding tetratricopeptide repeat protein → MPRPSRGFVGSMIVAGLGLALLGAAREARAGEDSRTAEAFLLQLRERGYFDLASEYIERLRSDPGVGEPLKGLLDYQEGRALIDEAARTTDLARRRELLDRAAGRLEAFIKDRPEDATTLEALVEIARSLFERGHQARLVGEESQEPEKKAAKLDESRTTFQQAADAYARAAERLEAVYKPKAGFIPKGDARIEDRDRTRTAMLDASLKRGIALYELAQTHPPDSQERAAILDQAIARFHALYKDYRTELAGLAAQMFEAKCFEEQGKIGEAIGIYQQVLGQPDPRLRDLKRNVHYFHIVALGKRKQYALAADEAVKWLQTYDRRDERRSIEGAGVYYELARNLDAQINAETPKAEKDQAAKKIVEALSQVVRMPTRYKNDALALLKKYKPNTAVEPREIARLSFDEALNQGEEALAAREWDRAIALLRAAASKADPRRDADRIALARYNLAFAFYMNKQFLEAEVLAGHLARHRTGWEYAPPSAALAMQAILDQYNSSPPADRASDLERYIDLAEFAVRTWPERDEADDARIALGQIHQGRGAYDRAIADFDGVRERSPRRLEAQTRLGGAHWAKSRALARGGDEKKAESDAEAEKAVAILRKTLDDRKAAGAPQGDAGYLGNAADLGAALTEWGKVDDALAVLRPIVESQTSKLGPAYARLLEAYLLAQINAGQVEPAIASMRAVEESGQETNRAQLYYKLGRLLEEEVDRVRKANQPQKLAQTKESFRNFLLALAASKSGQTFESLRWAAEGLLSLEAGAEAEGVLRGLLDEYEHDAEFLKQSGAAERILRAKVKLAAALRVQKKFDQAASVLDELLADSTFKRYLDPLVEKGELLDAQAEAGQGSWNASCAHWQNLAQKLSRSRPKPESYFDAWYRAALAYSKQKQTARARQTLTAVMRLNPGVGGPAMKQKYDDLLATLK, encoded by the coding sequence GTGCCACGTCCCAGTCGCGGATTCGTCGGCTCGATGATCGTCGCCGGCCTCGGCCTCGCCCTCCTGGGGGCGGCTCGCGAGGCCCGAGCCGGGGAAGACTCCCGGACGGCCGAGGCGTTCCTGCTCCAGCTCCGGGAGCGGGGCTACTTCGACCTGGCCTCCGAGTACATCGAACGGCTCCGATCCGATCCCGGCGTCGGCGAACCCCTCAAGGGCCTGCTCGACTATCAGGAGGGACGCGCCCTGATCGACGAGGCGGCCCGGACCACCGACCTGGCGCGGCGGCGCGAGCTGCTCGACCGCGCGGCGGGGCGGTTGGAGGCGTTCATCAAGGACCGTCCCGAGGACGCGACCACCCTGGAGGCGCTCGTCGAGATCGCCCGCAGCCTCTTCGAACGCGGCCACCAGGCCAGGCTCGTCGGCGAGGAGTCTCAGGAGCCCGAGAAGAAGGCCGCCAAGCTCGACGAGTCCCGCACGACCTTCCAGCAGGCCGCCGACGCCTACGCCCGCGCCGCCGAACGCCTGGAGGCCGTCTACAAGCCCAAGGCCGGGTTCATCCCCAAGGGGGACGCCCGCATCGAGGACCGCGACCGGACCCGGACAGCGATGCTCGACGCCTCGCTCAAGCGGGGCATCGCCCTCTACGAGTTGGCCCAGACCCACCCCCCAGACTCCCAGGAACGGGCAGCGATCCTCGATCAGGCCATCGCCCGATTCCACGCCCTCTACAAGGACTACCGGACCGAGCTCGCCGGCCTCGCGGCCCAGATGTTCGAGGCCAAGTGCTTCGAGGAGCAGGGCAAGATCGGCGAGGCCATCGGCATCTATCAGCAGGTCCTCGGCCAGCCCGACCCGAGGCTCCGCGACCTGAAGCGGAACGTCCACTACTTCCACATCGTCGCCCTGGGCAAGCGCAAGCAGTACGCCCTGGCCGCCGACGAGGCCGTGAAGTGGCTCCAGACCTACGACCGCCGCGACGAGCGGCGCTCGATCGAGGGGGCCGGCGTCTATTACGAGCTGGCCCGCAACCTCGACGCCCAGATCAACGCCGAGACGCCCAAGGCCGAGAAGGACCAGGCGGCGAAGAAGATCGTCGAGGCCCTCTCCCAGGTCGTGCGCATGCCGACCCGCTACAAGAACGACGCCCTGGCGCTCCTGAAGAAGTACAAGCCGAACACCGCCGTCGAGCCCCGCGAGATCGCCCGCCTGAGCTTCGACGAGGCCCTCAATCAAGGGGAAGAGGCCCTCGCCGCCCGCGAATGGGACCGCGCGATCGCACTCCTTCGCGCCGCCGCCTCCAAGGCCGACCCTCGCCGCGACGCCGACCGGATTGCCCTGGCCCGCTACAATCTCGCGTTCGCCTTCTACATGAACAAGCAATTCCTCGAAGCGGAGGTCCTGGCGGGCCACCTGGCCCGGCACCGCACCGGCTGGGAATACGCCCCGCCGTCCGCCGCGCTCGCGATGCAGGCGATCCTCGACCAGTACAACTCGTCCCCCCCGGCCGACCGCGCCAGCGACCTCGAGCGGTACATCGACCTGGCCGAATTCGCCGTCCGCACCTGGCCCGAGCGCGACGAGGCGGACGACGCCCGCATCGCGCTCGGCCAGATCCACCAGGGACGCGGCGCGTATGACCGCGCGATCGCCGACTTCGACGGAGTTCGCGAGCGGTCGCCCCGACGGTTGGAAGCCCAGACGCGACTCGGCGGCGCCCACTGGGCCAAGAGCCGCGCCCTGGCCCGGGGCGGCGACGAGAAGAAGGCCGAATCGGACGCCGAGGCGGAGAAGGCCGTCGCCATCCTTCGGAAGACGCTCGACGATCGCAAGGCCGCCGGCGCGCCGCAGGGGGACGCCGGATATCTCGGCAACGCCGCCGACCTCGGCGCGGCGCTCACCGAGTGGGGCAAGGTCGACGACGCCCTGGCCGTGCTCCGGCCGATCGTCGAATCCCAGACGTCGAAACTCGGGCCGGCCTACGCCCGGCTGCTGGAAGCCTACCTCCTCGCGCAGATCAACGCGGGGCAGGTCGAGCCGGCGATCGCGTCGATGCGGGCCGTCGAGGAGAGCGGGCAGGAGACCAATCGGGCCCAGCTCTATTACAAGCTCGGCCGACTGCTGGAGGAAGAGGTCGACCGCGTCCGCAAGGCGAACCAGCCTCAGAAGCTCGCCCAGACCAAGGAATCGTTCCGCAACTTCCTCCTCGCCCTGGCCGCGAGCAAGAGCGGGCAGACCTTCGAATCCCTGCGATGGGCCGCCGAGGGCCTCCTATCGCTCGAAGCCGGCGCCGAGGCCGAGGGGGTCCTTCGCGGACTCCTCGACGAGTACGAACACGACGCCGAGTTCCTGAAGCAGTCAGGGGCGGCCGAGCGCATCTTGCGGGCCAAAGTGAAGCTGGCCGCGGCCCTGCGGGTCCAGAAGAAGTTCGACCAGGCCGCCTCCGTGTTGGACGAACTGCTGGCCGATTCGACGTTCAAGCGCTACCTCGACCCGCTGGTCGAGAAGGGCGAACTGCTCGACGCCCAGGCCGAGGCGGGCCAGGGGAGCTGGAACGCCTCGTGCGCGCACTGGCAGAACCTCGCCCAGAAGCTCAGCCGATCGCGGCCGAAGCCCGAATCCTACTTCGACGCCTGGTATCGCGCCGCGCTCGCCTACTCGAAGCAGAAGCAGACGGCCAGGGCCCGCCAGACGCTCACCGCCGTGATGCGGCTGAACCCGGGCGTCGGCGGCCCCGCCATGAAGCAGAAGTATGATGACCTGCTCGCCACCTTGAAGTGA